A region of Paraburkholderia largidicola DNA encodes the following proteins:
- a CDS encoding DUF2939 domain-containing protein encodes MAGLVKMKGRVGRPLLIALIVIVVVAALGYAYASPYIALDRLKRAADSRDVDTVNAYVDYPALRDSLKLQVTGLLTRRLDVQHNGNPLAAIGAMIGVALIGPLVDAYATPDGVAALLNGIPPRGEPGERPPPPPAAPADNPAPNSPQTPAPAPASSQANANGNTPPQPPQTTAGYRGVNEFVVTYQHGVGDTRYAAIFLRQGLFTWKLSAVDLNG; translated from the coding sequence ATGGCAGGTCTGGTAAAGATGAAAGGCCGGGTGGGTCGGCCACTTCTGATCGCGTTGATCGTGATCGTCGTCGTGGCTGCACTGGGTTATGCGTACGCATCGCCGTATATCGCACTTGACCGGCTCAAACGCGCCGCCGATTCCCGCGATGTCGACACGGTCAATGCGTACGTCGATTACCCGGCGCTGCGCGACAGCCTCAAGTTACAGGTCACGGGATTGCTGACGCGCCGGCTCGACGTGCAACACAACGGCAATCCGCTTGCCGCCATCGGCGCGATGATCGGTGTTGCATTGATAGGCCCGCTCGTCGATGCCTATGCGACGCCGGATGGTGTCGCCGCGTTGCTCAACGGCATTCCACCACGCGGCGAACCGGGCGAGCGCCCGCCTCCGCCGCCCGCTGCGCCAGCAGACAATCCGGCGCCCAATTCGCCACAAACGCCTGCGCCTGCGCCTGCGTCGAGCCAGGCTAACGCCAACGGCAACACGCCGCCTCAACCGCCGCAAACCACGGCGGGCTACCGCGGTGTCAATGAATTCGTCGTGACTTATCAGCACGGCGTCGGCGACACGCGCTATGCAGCGATCTTCCTTCGCCAGGGACTCTTTACCTGGAAGCTGTCAGCCGTGGATTTGAACGGCTGA
- a CDS encoding universal stress protein, with translation MASYNKILLCYDGSREGRKALRCGANLALDLGAETHLLSVVDMRSSIAQSAGLLTDVACGSFEKTAREILQEGVDWLTERGVKATGHFAFGHPIDEIASLANELHADLVVVGHRCRTGLSRWWMGAGNTPLLDRVSCSILVACSSAAEEEQAAA, from the coding sequence ATGGCGAGCTACAACAAGATTCTGCTGTGCTACGACGGCTCGCGTGAAGGCCGCAAGGCATTGCGTTGCGGCGCGAATCTGGCGCTCGATCTCGGCGCGGAAACGCATTTGCTGTCGGTCGTCGACATGCGTTCGAGCATCGCGCAAAGCGCGGGCCTGTTGACGGACGTCGCGTGCGGCAGCTTCGAAAAGACCGCGCGTGAAATCCTGCAGGAAGGCGTCGACTGGCTCACGGAACGTGGCGTGAAGGCGACGGGGCATTTCGCGTTCGGGCATCCCATCGACGAAATTGCCTCGCTTGCGAATGAATTGCACGCCGATCTCGTGGTGGTCGGGCATCGCTGCCGCACGGGGCTGTCGCGCTGGTGGATGGGCGCGGGCAATACGCCGCTGCTTGACCGCGTCTCGTGCAGCATTCTGGTTGCGTGCTCGTCGGCGGCTGAAGAGGAACAGGCGGCTGCGTGA